The following proteins are encoded in a genomic region of Rubrobacter xylanophilus DSM 9941:
- a CDS encoding sugar ABC transporter substrate-binding protein has translation MGDPRLGGFGGARGVTRREFLKRVALAGAGAAALSGCGGLGGGPPERGEEVSLTVWALAAPTEHWRADGPAEAARRVKRWKVRVKPVNDTSGDWANYKRKYTLAADAGEAPDIVVSGHEDIPVWSQAGYIVEVEKYLDRYPEFDDVIERLWKPASYGGTVWGVPQDTEARPMFFAKPKLEELGWSSEEIEALPERIRRGEFTLDDMVETAVRAVEQGVVRRGYGYWHRPEEGGDFLQYYVAYGGRLYDEGRRKLVVTRDALVEWYAFQRRVVEEGITPRNYIGTDFEVWHDTVSHGNALFFNGGIWNWADWAQNYVKDLGGQDYLFRTIGYALQPSGRRGEEGLTLSHPLVYMISSEAATGAQNQDVAAAVIAKTTTPEINTRHAVESTHLGILKSQQDYGPYQKDRFLSSVSYMVDYAFYQPNDPNYGPYFTALWDNMVKAENGESSPQKAADDAVRLMRSEIPDHVIFE, from the coding sequence ATGGGAGATCCTCGTCTGGGCGGTTTCGGTGGTGCGCGGGGGGTCACGCGCCGGGAGTTCCTGAAGAGGGTGGCACTCGCGGGGGCGGGGGCGGCCGCGCTCTCCGGGTGCGGGGGGCTCGGGGGCGGGCCCCCCGAGCGGGGCGAGGAGGTCTCGCTCACCGTCTGGGCGCTCGCCGCGCCCACCGAGCACTGGCGGGCCGACGGTCCGGCCGAGGCCGCCAGGCGGGTAAAGCGGTGGAAGGTGCGGGTAAAGCCCGTCAACGACACCAGCGGCGACTGGGCCAACTACAAGCGCAAGTACACCCTGGCCGCCGACGCGGGGGAGGCCCCGGACATCGTCGTCTCCGGGCACGAGGACATCCCGGTGTGGTCGCAGGCCGGGTACATCGTCGAGGTCGAGAAGTACCTCGACAGGTACCCCGAGTTCGACGACGTCATAGAGCGCCTGTGGAAGCCGGCCTCCTACGGGGGGACCGTCTGGGGGGTGCCGCAGGACACCGAGGCGCGGCCCATGTTCTTCGCCAAGCCCAAGCTCGAGGAGCTCGGCTGGTCCTCCGAGGAGATAGAGGCCCTCCCCGAGCGCATCCGGCGGGGCGAGTTCACGCTCGACGACATGGTCGAGACGGCGGTGCGGGCGGTGGAGCAGGGCGTGGTCCGGCGGGGCTACGGCTACTGGCACCGGCCCGAGGAGGGCGGGGACTTCCTGCAGTACTACGTGGCCTACGGGGGGAGGCTCTACGACGAGGGCAGGAGGAAGCTCGTGGTCACCCGCGACGCTCTGGTGGAGTGGTACGCCTTCCAGCGGCGGGTGGTGGAGGAGGGGATCACGCCGCGCAACTACATCGGCACCGACTTCGAGGTGTGGCACGACACCGTCTCGCACGGCAACGCCCTGTTCTTCAACGGCGGCATCTGGAACTGGGCCGACTGGGCGCAGAACTACGTCAAGGACCTCGGCGGGCAGGACTACCTCTTCCGGACCATCGGGTACGCGCTGCAGCCCAGCGGTCGCCGGGGGGAGGAGGGGCTCACCCTCTCGCACCCGCTGGTGTACATGATCTCCTCGGAGGCCGCCACCGGGGCCCAGAACCAGGACGTGGCCGCCGCGGTGATCGCCAAGACCACCACCCCCGAGATAAACACCAGGCACGCCGTGGAGAGCACCCACCTCGGCATCCTCAAGTCCCAGCAGGACTACGGGCCCTACCAGAAGGACCGCTTCCTCTCCAGCGTCTCCTACATGGTGGACTACGCCTTCTACCAGCCCAACGACCCC
- a CDS encoding isocitrate/isopropylmalate family dehydrogenase, which translates to MESRTIAVLEGDQTGQELLEEALRVLDPGVTGLELEFRRFDLSLENRRRTENRVVHEAAAAMRECGYGIKAATITPERAGDVGSPNALLRKDINGTVIVRTGRRIPGVNPLPGVHAPISVVRMAVDDAYGAEEWREGEGPDEVAYRTEKISRRVCRGVAEFAFIHARRMRAKVFGGPKWTVSPVYEGMLKEEMDRAAEKNPDVRYEPQLIDATYALLLSTYGEPLVIPTLNRDGDCLSDMVLQMFGSIAGAESLLIALDEEERPQTVMAEAPHGTAPSLEGKNIANPMAMILAGAALLGFFEDEQAGRVSRAIYESTFETVLDGVKTADLGGSATTTEFTDEVIRHVRNKLEVWSALA; encoded by the coding sequence GTGGAGAGCAGAACCATAGCGGTGCTGGAAGGGGATCAGACGGGCCAGGAGCTTCTGGAGGAGGCGCTACGGGTTCTGGACCCGGGCGTAACTGGGCTGGAGCTGGAGTTCCGCCGCTTTGACCTGTCGCTGGAGAACCGGCGGAGGACGGAGAACCGGGTGGTGCACGAGGCCGCCGCCGCGATGAGGGAGTGCGGGTACGGCATAAAGGCGGCCACCATCACCCCGGAGAGGGCCGGGGACGTGGGCTCGCCGAACGCCCTGCTGCGTAAGGACATAAACGGGACCGTCATCGTCAGGACCGGGCGGCGGATCCCGGGGGTCAACCCGCTGCCCGGGGTGCACGCGCCCATCTCCGTGGTACGGATGGCGGTCGATGACGCCTACGGGGCGGAGGAGTGGCGCGAGGGCGAGGGTCCCGACGAGGTGGCCTACCGGACGGAGAAGATCAGCCGCCGGGTATGCCGGGGGGTGGCGGAGTTCGCGTTCATCCACGCCCGCCGGATGCGGGCCAAGGTCTTCGGGGGACCCAAGTGGACCGTCTCACCGGTCTACGAGGGGATGCTCAAGGAGGAGATGGACCGAGCGGCAGAGAAGAACCCGGACGTCCGCTACGAGCCGCAGCTCATAGACGCCACCTACGCGCTGCTGCTCTCCACCTACGGCGAACCGCTGGTCATCCCCACCCTCAACCGCGACGGCGACTGCCTCTCGGACATGGTGCTGCAGATGTTCGGCTCCATAGCCGGGGCGGAGTCGCTCCTGATCGCCCTGGACGAGGAGGAGCGCCCCCAGACGGTTATGGCCGAGGCGCCGCACGGCACGGCCCCCTCCCTCGAGGGCAAGAACATCGCTAACCCGATGGCGATGATCCTAGCCGGGGCGGCGCTGCTGGGCTTCTTCGAGGATGAGCAGGCTGGCCGGGTCTCCCGGGCGATCTACGAGTCTACCTTCGAGACGGTGCTGGACGGCGTAAAGACGGCGGACCTCGGCGGCTCGGCGACCACCACGGAGTTCACCGACGAGGTGATCCGGCACGTAAGGAACAAGCTCGAGGTGTGGAGCGCGCTGGCGTGA
- a CDS encoding DUF4126 family protein, producing MSGALADAALLAAATGLRSSAAPAFLSRAASCGRLSLPGRPLLLRRLGDPRVAALLAAALAGEMVADKLPFVPDRTSPPALAGRMLSGALAGLLVFREAGLGAASGALAGAAVAAASAHAGYRLRGYAAGRGLPDLQVALAEDAAVLACGAAFLRRRAG from the coding sequence GTGAGCGGCGCGCTGGCGGACGCGGCGCTCCTGGCGGCGGCGACCGGGCTGCGCTCCTCCGCGGCCCCGGCGTTCCTCTCCCGGGCCGCCTCGTGCGGGAGGCTCTCCCTGCCGGGGAGGCCCCTCCTCCTGCGGCGCCTCGGAGACCCGCGGGTCGCCGCCCTGCTCGCCGCGGCGCTCGCCGGGGAGATGGTGGCGGACAAGCTCCCCTTCGTCCCGGACCGCACCAGCCCGCCCGCCCTCGCGGGGCGGATGCTCTCCGGGGCGCTGGCGGGGCTCCTCGTCTTCCGCGAGGCCGGGCTCGGTGCCGCCTCCGGGGCGCTCGCGGGCGCGGCGGTGGCCGCGGCCTCGGCCCACGCCGGCTACCGGCTGCGCGGCTACGCCGCCGGGCGGGGCCTTCCCGATCTCCAGGTGGCCCTCGCCGAGGACGCCGCCGTTCTCGCCTGCGGCGCGGCGTTCCTGAGGCGGCGGGCCGGCTAG